A window of Diabrotica virgifera virgifera chromosome 9, PGI_DIABVI_V3a contains these coding sequences:
- the LOC126890999 gene encoding leucine-rich repeat-containing protein 15-like, whose protein sequence is MSNVKLDKNQISKIKGTTFHQINGLNTLDLSNNRIEDIINLFSHLDDLVDLNLDNNVIKVLNPNNFSVFNGLPFTSISLTGNLISKIEEGSFDDTEELRYLKLGSNKIGDLTLTSLGALENEDSELRR, encoded by the coding sequence ATGAGTAATGTTAAATTAGATAAAAACCAAATCAGTAAAATTAAAGGTACTACTTTCCATCAAATTAATGGCTTGAATACGCTAGACCTCAGTAATAACCGAATTGAAGATATTATAAATCTGTTTAGCCATTTGGATGATTTGGTCGATCTTAACTTGGACAACAACGTAATTAAAGTACTTAACCCAAACAACTTTTCAGTTTTCAATGGTCTTCCATTTACATCTATCTCCCTTACTGGTAACTTGATCTCCAAAATCGAAGAAGGCAGTTTTGATGATACAGAAGAGCTTCGTTACTTGAAACTTGGAAGCAACAAAATTGGCGATTTAACTCTTACTTCTTTGGGAGCACTAGAAAACGAAGATTCAGAACTAAGACGATAA